From Nomascus leucogenys isolate Asia chromosome 15, Asia_NLE_v1, whole genome shotgun sequence, a single genomic window includes:
- the HPX gene encoding hemopexin, whose amino-acid sequence MARALGAPVALGLWSLCWSLAIANPLPPTSAHGNVAEGETTKPDPDVTERCSDGWSLDATTLDDSGTMLFFKGEFVWKSHKWDRELISERWKNFPSPVDAAFRHGHNSVFLIKGDKVWVYPPEKKEKGYPKLLQDEFPGIPSPLDAAVECHRGECQAEGVLFFQGDREWFWDLATGTMKERSWPAVGNCSSALRWLGRYYCFQGNQFLRFDPVRGEVPPRYPRDVRDYFMPCPGRGHGHRNGTGHGNGTHHGLEYMRCSPHLVLSALTSDNHGATYAFSGSHYWRLDTSRDGWHSWPIAHQWPQGPSTVDAAFSWEEKLYLVQGTQVYVFLTKGGYTLASGYPKRLEKEVGTPHGIILDSVDAAFVCPGSSRLHIMAGRRLWWLDLKSGAQAMWTELPWPHEKVDGALCVEKSLGPNSCSANGPGLYLIHGPNLYCYSDVEKLIAAKALPQPQNMTSLLGCTH is encoded by the exons ATGGCTAGGGCACTGGGAGCACCCGTTGCACTGGGGTTGTGGAGCCTGTGCTGGTCTCTGGCCATTGCCAACCCTCTTCCTCC GACTAGTGCCCATGGGAATGTTGCTGAAGGCGAGACGACCAAGCCAGACCCAGACGTGACTG AACGCTGCTCAGATGGCTGGAGCCTTGATGCCACCACCCTGGATGACAGTGGAACCATGCTGTTTTTTAAAG GGGAGTTTGTGTGGAAGAGTCACAAATGGGACCGTGAGTTAATCTCAGAGAGATGGAAGAatttccccagccctgtggatGCTGCATTCCGTCATGGTCACAACAGTGTCTTTCTGATCAAG GGGGACAAAGTCTGGGTATACCCTCctgaaaagaaggagaaaggataCCCAAAGTTGCTCCAAGATGAATTTCCTGGAATCCCATCCCCACTGGATGCAGCTGTGGAGTGTCACCGTGGAGAATGTCAAGCTGAAGGCGTCCTCTTCTTCCAAG GTGACCGTGAGTGGTTCTGGGACTTGGCTACGGGAACCATGAAGGAGCGTTCCTGGCCAGCTGTTGGCAACTGCTCCTCTGCCCTGAGATGGCTGGGCCGCTACTACTGCTTCCAGGGTAACCAATTCCTGCGCTTTGACCCTGTCAGGGGAGAAGTGCCTCCCAGGTACCCGCGGGATGTCCGAGACTACTTCATGCCCTGCCCTGGCAGAG gccatggacacaggaatgggactGGCCATGGGAATGGTACCCACCATGGCCTTGAGTATATGCGCTGTAGCCCACATCTAGTCTTGTCTGCACTGACGTCTGACAACCATGGTGCCACCTATGCCTTCAGTG GGTCCCACTACTGGCGTCTGGACACCAGCCGGGATGGCTGGCATAGCTGGCCCATTGCTCATCAGTGGCCCCAGGGTCCTTCAACAGTGGATGCTGCCTTTTCCTGGGAAGAAAAACTCTATCTGGTACAG GGCACCCAGGTATATGTCTTCCTGACAAAGGGAGGCTATACCCTAGCAAGCGGTTATCCGAAGCGGCTGGAGAAGGAAGTCGGGACCCCTCATGGGATTATCCTGGACTCTGTGGATGCGGCCTTTGTCTGCCCTGGGTCTTCTCGGCTCCATATCATGGCAG GACGGCGGCTATGGTGGCTggacctgaagtcaggagctcaagcCATGTGGACAGAGCTTCCTTGGCCCCATGAGAAGGTGGACGGAGCCTTGTGTGTGGAAAAGTCCCTTGGCCCTAACTCATGTTCCGCCAATGGTCCCGGCTTGTACCTCATCCATGGTCCCAACTTGTACTGCTACAGTGATGTGGAGAAACTGATCGCAGCCAAGGCCCTTCCGCAGCCCCAGAACATGACCAGTCTCCTGGGCTGCACTCACTGA